The Sphingomonas naphthae nucleotide sequence CGAGGTGACGAGCAGTTCGCCCGCGCCCAAGGTCGCCAGCCGCACGGCATGGTCGATCGCGTCGATGCCGGTCTCGCGCCGGCCGCCGTGGGTGAAGATTTCCCACCGGCCACCCTCTACCCGCCGCGCGTCGATCGCGCCGACGACGCATTGCGCGCCGAAGCGATCGGCGAGGTCGGCGGCCAGTTCGGGGCGGGCGACGGCGGCGGAGTTGATCGCGATCTTGTCGGCGCCAGCCAGCAGCAGCGCGCGCGCATCCTCCACCGTCCTCACCCCGCCGCCGACCGTCAGCGGCATGAAGCACACTTCGGCGGTGCGGCGGACCACATCGATGATCGTGCCGCGCGCCTCGTGGCTGGCGGTGATGTCGAGGAAGCAGAGTTCGTCGGCACCCGCCGCGTCATAGAC carries:
- the hisF gene encoding imidazole glycerol phosphate synthase subunit HisF translates to MTVRVRVIPCLDVAGGRVVKGVNFVDLADAGDPVEQAKVYDAAGADELCFLDITASHEARGTIIDVVRRTAEVCFMPLTVGGGVRTVEDARALLLAGADKIAINSAAVARPELAADLADRFGAQCVVGAIDARRVEGGRWEIFTHGGRRETGIDAIDHAVRLATLGAGELLVTSMDKDGTRSGYDLALTRTIADAVSVPVVASGGVGGLDDLVAGVVEGHAGAVLAASIFHFGQHSVAEAHAALAAAGLPVRGTA